The Acanthopagrus latus isolate v.2019 chromosome 13, fAcaLat1.1, whole genome shotgun sequence genome contains a region encoding:
- the LOC119031399 gene encoding transcriptional regulator ATRX-like, giving the protein MTSVVPLSRDISAAMLSTTSSKLNVLVNKLHEYLAHSTVEDSNGTPPSENADGLTNSRCSVGNSTGHATTEAGLDTRYSRRKPTVVIKHSGLDESGDSNASEDLELPLIVNGHLDINRLPKGTVMVRPEPVDNGRDDFRGPEFRSRKSGVLRKEFSRKRGGGEHMEIVSCTACGRQVNHFQRESLFRHPALKVLICKSCYKYYQSDDISKDGDGMDEQCRWCAEGGNLICCDYCSNAFCKKCILRNLGRKELSGILESKWYCYVCSPEPLFDLVVACDNILENIENLWNQHRRRNRVDPIKSELYRMLPHLQQNVPLDKWDHTGMDGNVVFNYSTLQVSKDITKKAKHLVDSTNILNRTFVNFIHSVTTTKQTPGVRHLYLTSFLSVIKGLRKSLAALEESLKEEFSDLDISSYLEKFLSDDSDTQLVPEGVTELGISDARYLSGLQKLAEEHLMDDDSDSKGLADRRSAHNCAREGIYSDSEEARQRAQKTGMNPSEGGVNITKKLVVKLTPVAMEQEPSSDEPKMEGDTHMMDKSEGKDSSEDDETGGAKTDSKMSNDNSSASLHIEEEHGNRRSPRVKTTPLRRQSDVKGKPPVSAADSDSDSDPEESSSTVPAKNPEEQSLSRARDDSDSDEVPAALLERAALSQSSDEPQSDDDGGKATTKVAKKCLFWLTKNTPISPEKMRRKRKMLDRSSESDASNRRVKSRRECGTDSSSDDQDSQKKIQHLNTLRSMGKPHLVKREDEGTARQQGRMQAAKSKTKSRQEVTESSSSSSEDSNEDDSGSEGSDQKMKPITEDVALMGAAAFHQSSGDEEQSGPSWAAEDDDDPENRIAKNMLLAQINLPSSDEETQEDDSESEGEKAVKQSKDDSGADENAGEDLASEPSDTMSEGPGARHHLLRHKLTLDEGPSSDKAAAEGEEEGEENESKRGARKKQQSSDSESDGYSTELFPEDDGMSEELSQSEDEFDDDGPKSSRSSTKVKKSPKKQVPCIWLSDSSIDKSDNEDGDGETSDSKGTPKGRKKIRKIIEVENLRAETQEALREEEERCKRLADRDSQMEDRREIIEVPDELSQVVCPVTTKLVLDQDEETKEPLVQVHRNLVTSLKPHQVDGVQFIWDSCCESVKKANSSPGSGCILAHCMGLGKTLQVVAFLHTVLLSKNLKFRTALVVCPLNTILNWISEFTKWQNNMGRDKVKVTELATVKNPPERLRALQTWQRDGGVMIMGYEMYRNLSLCRRITDEASRKEMKSVLVDPGPDFVVCDEGHILRNEASGVSKAMNAIKTRRRVVLTGTPLQNNLLEYHCMVNFIKKNLLGSLGEFRNRFINPIQNGQCADSTPRDVRIMKKRAHVLHAMLAGCVQRRDYSELTQFLPPKHEYVLAVRISPLQYQLYRCYLDHVTGVDSQTNTTKARTGANLFKDFQVLSRIWTHPWCLQLSYISRENKGHFKKKDQVKAAALLGPETTEAATALRENQGGEGAVGNSTADVSSGAPAAAQGEMAAVSSRSQSLDEGWFKNLLSEGDAKILEHSGKMVLLFEILRMAEDLNDKVLVFSQSLISLNLIETFLEASHFARKSSSFKAGSWIKNVDYYRLDGSTPAPLRKKWTEQFNDPANFRGRLFLISTRAGSLGINLVAANRVIIFDASWNPSYDLQSIYRVYRFGQLKQVFVYRFLAQGTMEEKIYDRQVTKQSLSNRVVDQQQIERHFTLFELTELYTFEPDLLDNPNSKKSKRTTAVVPKDEVLAELLEICKDQIVSFHEHESLLDHKEEEELSEAERKAAWAEFEAESNTASLLAGSSQSSLEMKTNEQLLELLNKSRASVSEAFLSLQKMRLYTIDQYKLLLRQQYPQLQEAEVQTKAQDWKGWDEKVKERREAIYRDSLTQQRSLTLSIQAIFNSRRIQVMQMAGAAVNQPGQT; this is encoded by the exons ATGACCTCGGTTGTCCCCTTGTCTCGGGATATATCTGCAGCAATGTTGAG caccaccagcagcaagcTGAATGTATTGGTCAACAAACTACACGAGTACTTGGCTCACTCCACTGTCGAGGACAGCAATGGCACACCACCCTCAGAGAATGCTGATG GTCTGACAAACAGTCGCTGTTCTGTTGGAAACTCAACTGGTCATGCTACAACAGAG GCAGGACTGGATACCAGATACTCAAGGAG AAAACCTACTGTTGTCATAAAGCACTCTGGACTCGATGAATCTGGGGACTCAAATGCAAGCGAGGACCTGGAGTTACCACTCATCGTAAATGGCCACCTTGATATCAATAGATTGCCGAAAG GCACTGTAATGGTGAGGCCTGAACCTGTTGATAATGGAAGAGATGACTTCAGGGGTCCAGAGTTTCGCAGCCGGAAATCAGGTGTGCTGCGGAAAGAGTTTTCCAGAAAACGTGGAG GAGGGGAACACATGGAAATTGTCAGTTGCACCGCATGTGGCCGACAAGTTAACCACTTCCAGAGAGAGTCCCTCTTTCGACATCCAGCTCTGAAAGTACTCATTTGCAAG tcTTGCTACAAGTATTACCAAAGTGATGACATCAGCAAGGATGGAGATGGAATGGATGAACAATGCAG GTGGTGTGCTGAAGGAGGCAACTTGATATGTTGTGATTACTGTAGCAATGCCTTCTGCAAGAAGTGTATTCTTCGAAATTTGGGAAGGAAGGAGCTGTCTGGCATCTTGGAGAGCAAGTGGTACTGCTATGTGTGTAGCCCGGAGCCCCTGTTTGACCTGGTGGTGGCCTGTGACAATATCCTTGAGAACATCGAGAATCTGTGGAATCAGCATCGCAGGAGGAACCGAGTCGACCCAATAAAGTCTGAACTTTACCGCATGTTGCCGCACTTGCAACAAAACGTTCCTTTGGATAAATGGGATCACACTGGTATGGATGGTAATGTGGTGTTCAACTATAGCACACTGCAGGTTTCCAAGGATATCACCAAAAAGGCCAAACATTTAGTGGACTCAACAAACATCTTAAACCGAACATTTGTCAATTTCATTCATTCTGTGACGACGACGAAACAAACACCTGGTGTTCGCCACCTATATCTGACctcttttttgtctgtaattAAAGGCTTGAGAAAATCACTTGCAGCGCTTGAGGAAAGCCTTAAGGAAGAGTTCAGTGACTTGGATATCTCAAGCTATTTGGAAAAGTTCCTTTCTGATGACTCTGATACACAATTGGTGCCAGAAGGAGTCACAGAGCTGGGTATCTCTGATGCAAGATACTTGAGTGGCTTGCAGAAACTGGCAGAGGAACATTTGATGGATGATGATTCTGACTCCAAGGGATTAGCAGATCGGAGAAGTGCACACAACTGTGCCAGGGAAGGCATTTATTCAGACTCAGAGGAAGCCAGACAGAGGGCACAAAAGACTGGCATGAATCCTTCCGAAGGTGGTGTCAACATCACTAAAAAACTAGTTGTAAAACTTACACCTGTTGCTATGGAACAGGAGCCGTCCTCTGATGAACCAAAGATGGAGGGTGACACCCACATGATGGATAAGTCAGAGGGAAAGGATTCATCAGAAGATGACGAGACAGGTGGTGCTAAAACTGACAGCAAGATGAGCAACGACAACTCTAGTGCATCTCTACACATAGAAGAAGAGCATGGCAATAGGCGGTCTCCTCGTGTGAAGACAACACCTTTGCGTCGACAAAGTGATGTCAAGGGCAAACCGCCTGTTTCGGCagcagacagtgacagtgactctGACCCTGAGGAAAGTTCAAGCACAGTACCAGCCAAAAACCCTGAAGAACAAAGTCTGAGCAGAGCAAGGGACGACTCTGACTCTGATGAAgtccctgcagctctgcttgAGCGAGCAGCTTTGTCACAAAGCTCTGATGAGCCCCagagtgatgatgatgggggAAAAGCAACAACTAAGGTAGCCAAAAAGTGTCTGTTTTGGCTGACGAAGAACACCCCGATCTCACCGGAGAAGATGCGCCGCAAACGGAAGATGCTGGACCGTTCCTCTGAGTCCGACGCAAGCAACAGACGAGTAAAGTCTAGAAGGGAATGTGGGACAGATTCCTCTAGTGATGATCAGGACTCACAGAAGAAAATACAACACTTGAATACACTGAGGTCAATGGGGAAGCCTCACCTCGTCAAAAGAGAGGACGAAGGCACGGCTAGACAGCAGGGTCGGATGCAGGCTGCGAAGTCTAAGACTAAGTCTCGTCAGGAAGTTACTGAGTCGTCATCTTCATCAAGTGAAGATTCTAATGAGGATGACTCTGGGAGTGAGGGGAGTGATCAGAAGATGAAGCCAATCACTGAAGATGTGGCCTTAATGGGAGCAGCAGCATTCCACCAATCATCAG gAGATGAGGAGCAGTCTGGGCCCTCGTGGGCAGCAGAAGATGATGACGATCCTGAAAATAG AATCGCTAAGAACATGCTATTGGCCCAAATCAATCTGCCCTCTTCAGATGAGGAAACGCAGGAGGATGATTCTGAGTCGGAGGGTGAGAAGGCAgtcaaacaaagcaaagacgATAGTGGAGCTGATGAAAATG CAGGGGAAGATTTGGCTTCAGAACCATCTGACACCATGTCTGAGGGGCCCGGTGCCAGGCACCATCTTCTCCGCCACAAACTAACCTTAGACGAGGGACCATCAAGTGACAAGGCCGCAGCAGAgggtgaagaagaaggagaagaaaatgagAGCAAGCGAGGAGccagaaagaaacaacagagcT CTGATAGTGAAAGTGATGGATACAGCACCGAGTTATTCCCAGAAGATGATGGCATGAGCGAGGAGCTGAGTCAGTCAGAGGATGAATTTGATGACGATGGACCCAAAAG CTCCAGATCATCCACTAAAGTGAAGAAGTCACCAAAGAAACAAGTGCCCTGCATTTGGTTGTCCGACTCCAGCATTGACAAG AGTGACAATGAGGATGGCGACGGGGAGACGAGCGACAGTAAAGGCACGCCCAAAGGACGCAAAAAGATCCGCAAAATCATCGAGGTTGAGAATCTCCGCGCAGAGACCCAGGAAGCcctcagagaggaggaggagagatgtaAACGTCTGGCAGATAGGGACAGCcagatggaggacaggagagag ATAATTGAAGTACCGGATGAACTGTCTCAAGTGGTGTGTCCCGTCACCACCAAGCTGGTCCTGGATCAGGACGAGGAGACAAAGGAGCCGCTTGTTCAGGTGCACAGGAACCTGGTGACGAGCCTGAAGCCTCACCAGGTGGACG GCGTCCAGTTTATCTGGGACAGCTGTTGTGAGTCTGTGAAGAAGGCCAACTCTTCTCCTGGATCAGGCTGTATACTGGCACACTGCATGGGCCTGGGAAAAACTCTGCAG gtgGTAGCGTTCCTCCACACGGTGCTGCTGTCAAAGAACCTGAAGTTCAGAACGGCGCTGGTCGTTTGTCCACTGAACACCATCCTCAACTGGATCAGCGAGTTCACGAAATGGCAGAACAACATGGGACGGGATAAAGTGAAA GTTACAGAGCTGGCTACAGTGAAGAATCCTCCAGAGCGACTCAGAGCTCTGCAGACAtggcagagagacggaggtgTCATGATAATGGGCTACGAGATGTATCGCAACCTGTCACTGTGCCGCAGAATCACAGATGAGGCGTCAAGGAAAGAGATGAAGAGCGTGCTGGTGGATCCAG GTCCAGACTTTGTGGTTTGTGACGAGGGGCACATCCTGCGCAATGAAGCGTCCGGTGTCTCCAAAGCTATGAATGCCATCAAGACCAGAAGAAGAGTGGTGCTGACTGGCACGCCGCTACAAAACAACCTGCTTGAGT ATCACTGCATGGTTAATTTCATCAAGAAGAATCTTCTGGGCTCACTCGGCGAGTTCCGGAACCGCTTCATCAACCCCATACAGAACGGCCAGTGTGCCGACTCCACGCCGAGAGACGTGCGGATCATGAAGAAGCGAGCACACGTACTTCACGCCATGTTGGCTGGATGTGTGCAG AGAAGAGATTACTCTGAGCTGACTCAGTTTCTGCCTCCCAAACATGAGTATGTGCTGGCGGTGAGGATATCCCCTCTTCAGTATCAGCTGTACCGCTGCTACCTGGATCATGTCACTG gtgtggattctcagacaaacacaactaaGGCGCGGACCGGAGCGAACCTGTTCAAGGACTTTCAGGTGCTCAGCCGTATTTGGACCCATCCCTGGTGCCTTCAGCTCAGCTACATCAGCAGAGAGAACAAG ggacattttaaaaagaaggatcaagtgaaggcagcagctctgctggGACCTGAAACCACTGAGGCTGCGAC AGCACTGAGAGAGAATCAAGGAGGAGAAGGGGCCGTCGGTAACAGCACTGCCGATGTTTCCAGtggagctccagcagcagcacaag GAGAGATGGCAGCTGTCAGCTCGAGGTCTCAGAGTCTAGACGAGGGCTGGTTCAAGAATCTGCTGTCTGAAGGAGACGCCAAAATCCTGGAGCACTCGGGGAagatggtgctgctgtttgagatCCTCAGAATGGCTGAAGACCTGAATGACAAAGT gcTGGTGTTCAGTCAGTCCTTGATCTCGCTAAACCTGATCGAGACTTTCCTCGAGGCTTCTCACTTTGCCAGAAAGTCATCGTCATTCAAAG CGGGCAGCTGGATAAAAAACGTCGATTACTATCGTCTCGACGGATCCACCCCTGCTCCACTGAGAAAGAAATGGACGGAGCAGTTCAACGATCCTGCCAATTTCCG CGGCCGATTGTTTCTCATCTCAACGAGAGCCGGTTCACTTGGCATCAACCTGGTTGCTGCCAACAGGGTCATCATCTTTGATGCCTCGTGGAATCCCTCGTATGACTTGCAGAGCATATACAGAGTGTACCGCTTCGGCCAGCTCAAACAAGTCTTTGTGTACCGCTTCCTGGCTCAG GGCACCATGGAGGAAAAGATCTATGATCGCCAGGTGACCAAGCAGTCTTTGTCCAATCGAGTGGTGGATCAGCAGCAGATTGAGAGGCACTTCACCCTCTTTGAACTGACTGAACTTTACACATTTGAGCCAGACCTGCTGGACAACCCAAACTCCAAGAAAAGCAAGAGAACCACTGCTGTTGTGCCAAAG gatGAAGTCCTGGCAGAGCTATTAGAAATCTGTAAAGACCAGATAGTGTCTTTCCACGAGCATGAATCTCTGCTGGACcataaagaagaggaggagctcagTGAGGCGGAACGCAAAGCCGCCTGGGCTGAGTTCGAGGCCGAG TCAAACACAGCCAGCCTTCTGGCAGGCTCGAGCCAGAGCAGCTTGGAAATGAAGACCAATGAACAGCTATTG gagctgctcaACAAGAGCAGAGCGAGTGTATCGGAGGCCTTCCTGTCACTGCAGAAGATGAGACTCTACACCATCGATCAGTACAAGTTACTACTG AGGCAGCAGTATCCTCAGCTGCAGGAGGCCGAGGTCCAGACCAAGGCTCAGGACTGGAAAGGGTGGGACGAGAAGGTGAAGGAACGCAGAGAGGCCATTTATCGAGACAGTCTCACGCAGCAGCGATCA CTCACACTGAGCATTCAGGCCATATTCAACAGTCGGAGAATTCAAGTGATGCAGATGGCCGGGGCCGCCGTCAACCAGCCTGGACAGACCTGA
- the ccdc61 gene encoding coiled-coil domain-containing protein 61 isoform X3 — protein sequence MDEGSELMEDIVFRGVEFSVKVELDKGLLIVEISDSATADQWRGDFDPAYIEDLTRKTGNFKQFPIFCSMLESAVRKTSDSVTLDLLTYSDLELLRNRKAGVVSRPRGNQQSSALTAKRYLILIYTVEFDRIHYPLPLPYVGKPDPAALQKEVRALRAELNAVASHGVNKSAELEIQRLRSELALVKEEKEAMAKILERLQVSGSGSTAGPEDWRTRDVVRTLEEQLGKERAKSQRSASKRCQEQRLLTEQLEELRASERALRIRVKSLTNELALLRRGRPGYGTVRARSGSRERMEDRVQRSEERGRRADSSGPRARIPRPSPSPTGSRAPRFDPTAYIQDRQRRQREAELKKQRKVRRDILTSPVVPERGRSRSREAYPQMVRSGSRGRSLSVERRGSRNSSESSLVDMEEMAQTLFRGRKQTYNGPSVVSDMSRGGLLTRKPLCSTPSHRMKDKDSSADTGAELSEIDARLQALQEYMRDLDTGH from the exons ATGGACGAGGGCTCTGAGCTGATGGAAGATATTGTGTTTCGAGGAGTGGAGTTTTCTGTGAAGGTAGAGTTGGACAAAGGTCTGCTGATAGTGGAAATCTCTGACTCCGCGACGGCGGATCAGTGGAGAGGGGACTTTGATCCAGCTT ACATTGAGGACCTCACCCGCAAGACTGGCAACTTCAAGCAGTTTCCCATTTTCTGCAGCATGTTGGAATCGGCTGTTAGAAAG ACGAGTGATTCTGTAACGCTCGACCTCTTGACCTACTCCGACCTGGAGCTGCTACGTAACAGGAAAGCAGGAGTGGTTAGTCGCCCTCGCGGGAATCAGCAGTCGTCTGCTCTCACTGCCAAAAGATATCTCATCCTCATCTACACTGTGGAGTTTGACAG GATACACTACCCACTACCCCTGCCTTACGTAGGGAAGCCTGACCCAGCCGCCCTGCAGAAGGAAGTCAGAGCCCTGAGGGCTGAGCTCAACGCCGTCGCTTCTCATGGAGTCAACAAATCTGCAGAGCTAGAAATACAGCGGCTACGATCAGA gCTGGCTCTggtgaaagaagagaaggaggccATGGCGAAGATTCTGGAGCGACTGCAGGTCAGTGGAAGTGGTTCCACAGCTGGACCAGAGGACTGGAGAACCAGAGATGTGGTTAGGACGCTGGAGGAGCAGCTTGGCAAAGAAAGGGCCAAAAGTCAGCGCTCAGCGAGCAAGAGATGTCAGGAGCAGCGACTGCTAACGGAGCAG TTGGAGGAACTGAGGGCATCAGAGCGCGCCCTACGCATTCGAGTCAAGAGTCTCACCAATGAACTGGCGCTGCTGCGGAGAGG GAGGCCGGGCTACGGGACAGTCAGGGCTCGTTCAGGATCCAGAGAACGGATGGAGGACAGGGTGCAAAGatcagaggaaagaggaagaagagcggACTCCTCAGGACCACGTGCTCGCATACCCAGGCCGTCACCATCTCCGACAG GGTCACGGGCTCCTCGCTTTGACCCAACTGCTTACATCCAGGACCGACAACGGcggcagagagaggcagaactCAAAAA acagaggaAGGTACGGCGGGACATACTGACATCACCTGTCGTCCCTGAGAGGGGGCGTTCACGCTCCAGAGAGGCCTATCCTCAGATGGTCCGGTCtggcagcagaggcaggagtTTATCCGTGGAGCGCAGAGGGAGCAGGAACTCCTCTGAGAGCTCGTTAGTGGATATGGAGGAAATGGCCCAAACTCTGTTCAG aggaagaaaacagacttACAATGGACCCAGTGTGGTGAGTGACATG TCTCGAGGAGGCCTTTTGACCAGAAAGCCATTATGCAGTACTCCATCACACAGAATGAAAGATAAAG ACAGCTCTGCAGATACAGGCGCTGAACTGTCGGAGATTGATGCCAGGCTGCAGGCTCTTCAGGAGTACATGAGGGACCTGGATACAGGACACTGA
- the ccdc61 gene encoding coiled-coil domain-containing protein 61 isoform X1: MDEGSELMEDIVFRGVEFSVKVELDKGLLIVEISDSATADQWRGDFDPAYIEDLTRKTGNFKQFPIFCSMLESAVRKTSDSVTLDLLTYSDLELLRNRKAGVVSRPRGNQQSSALTAKRYLILIYTVEFDRIHYPLPLPYVGKPDPAALQKEVRALRAELNAVASHGVNKSAELEIQRLRSELALVKEEKEAMAKILERLQVSGSGSTAGPEDWRTRDVVRTLEEQLGKERAKSQRSASKRCQEQRLLTEQLEELRASERALRIRVKSLTNELALLRRGLDNLSVRVTPVSARLSSRVDEEFFRSLSRDRRPGYGTVRARSGSRERMEDRVQRSEERGRRADSSGPRARIPRPSPSPTGSRAPRFDPTAYIQDRQRRQREAELKKQRKVRRDILTSPVVPERGRSRSREAYPQMVRSGSRGRSLSVERRGSRNSSESSLVDMEEMAQTLFRGRKQTYNGPSVVSDMSRGGLLTRKPLCSTPSHRMKDKDSSADTGAELSEIDARLQALQEYMRDLDTGH, encoded by the exons ATGGACGAGGGCTCTGAGCTGATGGAAGATATTGTGTTTCGAGGAGTGGAGTTTTCTGTGAAGGTAGAGTTGGACAAAGGTCTGCTGATAGTGGAAATCTCTGACTCCGCGACGGCGGATCAGTGGAGAGGGGACTTTGATCCAGCTT ACATTGAGGACCTCACCCGCAAGACTGGCAACTTCAAGCAGTTTCCCATTTTCTGCAGCATGTTGGAATCGGCTGTTAGAAAG ACGAGTGATTCTGTAACGCTCGACCTCTTGACCTACTCCGACCTGGAGCTGCTACGTAACAGGAAAGCAGGAGTGGTTAGTCGCCCTCGCGGGAATCAGCAGTCGTCTGCTCTCACTGCCAAAAGATATCTCATCCTCATCTACACTGTGGAGTTTGACAG GATACACTACCCACTACCCCTGCCTTACGTAGGGAAGCCTGACCCAGCCGCCCTGCAGAAGGAAGTCAGAGCCCTGAGGGCTGAGCTCAACGCCGTCGCTTCTCATGGAGTCAACAAATCTGCAGAGCTAGAAATACAGCGGCTACGATCAGA gCTGGCTCTggtgaaagaagagaaggaggccATGGCGAAGATTCTGGAGCGACTGCAGGTCAGTGGAAGTGGTTCCACAGCTGGACCAGAGGACTGGAGAACCAGAGATGTGGTTAGGACGCTGGAGGAGCAGCTTGGCAAAGAAAGGGCCAAAAGTCAGCGCTCAGCGAGCAAGAGATGTCAGGAGCAGCGACTGCTAACGGAGCAG TTGGAGGAACTGAGGGCATCAGAGCGCGCCCTACGCATTCGAGTCAAGAGTCTCACCAATGAACTGGCGCTGCTGCGGAGAGGGTTAGACAATCTAAGCGT tagAGTGACTCCTGTGTCGGCTCGCCTCAGCTCTCGGGTTGACGAGGAATTCTTTCGCTCGCTCTCCCGCGATAGGAGGCCGGGCTACGGGACAGTCAGGGCTCGTTCAGGATCCAGAGAACGGATGGAGGACAGGGTGCAAAGatcagaggaaagaggaagaagagcggACTCCTCAGGACCACGTGCTCGCATACCCAGGCCGTCACCATCTCCGACAG GGTCACGGGCTCCTCGCTTTGACCCAACTGCTTACATCCAGGACCGACAACGGcggcagagagaggcagaactCAAAAA acagaggaAGGTACGGCGGGACATACTGACATCACCTGTCGTCCCTGAGAGGGGGCGTTCACGCTCCAGAGAGGCCTATCCTCAGATGGTCCGGTCtggcagcagaggcaggagtTTATCCGTGGAGCGCAGAGGGAGCAGGAACTCCTCTGAGAGCTCGTTAGTGGATATGGAGGAAATGGCCCAAACTCTGTTCAG aggaagaaaacagacttACAATGGACCCAGTGTGGTGAGTGACATG TCTCGAGGAGGCCTTTTGACCAGAAAGCCATTATGCAGTACTCCATCACACAGAATGAAAGATAAAG ACAGCTCTGCAGATACAGGCGCTGAACTGTCGGAGATTGATGCCAGGCTGCAGGCTCTTCAGGAGTACATGAGGGACCTGGATACAGGACACTGA
- the ccdc61 gene encoding coiled-coil domain-containing protein 61 isoform X2, with translation MDEGSELMEDIVFRGVEFSVKVELDKGLLIVEISDSATADQWRGDFDPAYIEDLTRKTGNFKQFPIFCSMLESAVRKTSDSVTLDLLTYSDLELLRNRKAGVVSRPRGNQQSSALTAKRYLILIYTVEFDRIHYPLPLPYVGKPDPAALQKEVRALRAELNAVASHGVNKSAELEIQRLRSELALVKEEKEAMAKILERLQVSGSGSTAGPEDWRTRDVVRTLEEQLGKERAKSQRSASKRCQEQRLLTEQLEELRASERALRIRVKSLTNELALLRRGRVTPVSARLSSRVDEEFFRSLSRDRRPGYGTVRARSGSRERMEDRVQRSEERGRRADSSGPRARIPRPSPSPTGSRAPRFDPTAYIQDRQRRQREAELKKQRKVRRDILTSPVVPERGRSRSREAYPQMVRSGSRGRSLSVERRGSRNSSESSLVDMEEMAQTLFRGRKQTYNGPSVVSDMSRGGLLTRKPLCSTPSHRMKDKDSSADTGAELSEIDARLQALQEYMRDLDTGH, from the exons ATGGACGAGGGCTCTGAGCTGATGGAAGATATTGTGTTTCGAGGAGTGGAGTTTTCTGTGAAGGTAGAGTTGGACAAAGGTCTGCTGATAGTGGAAATCTCTGACTCCGCGACGGCGGATCAGTGGAGAGGGGACTTTGATCCAGCTT ACATTGAGGACCTCACCCGCAAGACTGGCAACTTCAAGCAGTTTCCCATTTTCTGCAGCATGTTGGAATCGGCTGTTAGAAAG ACGAGTGATTCTGTAACGCTCGACCTCTTGACCTACTCCGACCTGGAGCTGCTACGTAACAGGAAAGCAGGAGTGGTTAGTCGCCCTCGCGGGAATCAGCAGTCGTCTGCTCTCACTGCCAAAAGATATCTCATCCTCATCTACACTGTGGAGTTTGACAG GATACACTACCCACTACCCCTGCCTTACGTAGGGAAGCCTGACCCAGCCGCCCTGCAGAAGGAAGTCAGAGCCCTGAGGGCTGAGCTCAACGCCGTCGCTTCTCATGGAGTCAACAAATCTGCAGAGCTAGAAATACAGCGGCTACGATCAGA gCTGGCTCTggtgaaagaagagaaggaggccATGGCGAAGATTCTGGAGCGACTGCAGGTCAGTGGAAGTGGTTCCACAGCTGGACCAGAGGACTGGAGAACCAGAGATGTGGTTAGGACGCTGGAGGAGCAGCTTGGCAAAGAAAGGGCCAAAAGTCAGCGCTCAGCGAGCAAGAGATGTCAGGAGCAGCGACTGCTAACGGAGCAG TTGGAGGAACTGAGGGCATCAGAGCGCGCCCTACGCATTCGAGTCAAGAGTCTCACCAATGAACTGGCGCTGCTGCGGAGAGG tagAGTGACTCCTGTGTCGGCTCGCCTCAGCTCTCGGGTTGACGAGGAATTCTTTCGCTCGCTCTCCCGCGATAGGAGGCCGGGCTACGGGACAGTCAGGGCTCGTTCAGGATCCAGAGAACGGATGGAGGACAGGGTGCAAAGatcagaggaaagaggaagaagagcggACTCCTCAGGACCACGTGCTCGCATACCCAGGCCGTCACCATCTCCGACAG GGTCACGGGCTCCTCGCTTTGACCCAACTGCTTACATCCAGGACCGACAACGGcggcagagagaggcagaactCAAAAA acagaggaAGGTACGGCGGGACATACTGACATCACCTGTCGTCCCTGAGAGGGGGCGTTCACGCTCCAGAGAGGCCTATCCTCAGATGGTCCGGTCtggcagcagaggcaggagtTTATCCGTGGAGCGCAGAGGGAGCAGGAACTCCTCTGAGAGCTCGTTAGTGGATATGGAGGAAATGGCCCAAACTCTGTTCAG aggaagaaaacagacttACAATGGACCCAGTGTGGTGAGTGACATG TCTCGAGGAGGCCTTTTGACCAGAAAGCCATTATGCAGTACTCCATCACACAGAATGAAAGATAAAG ACAGCTCTGCAGATACAGGCGCTGAACTGTCGGAGATTGATGCCAGGCTGCAGGCTCTTCAGGAGTACATGAGGGACCTGGATACAGGACACTGA